In the genome of Hydractinia symbiolongicarpus strain clone_291-10 chromosome 5, HSymV2.1, whole genome shotgun sequence, one region contains:
- the LOC130646273 gene encoding uncharacterized protein LOC130646273: protein MKYVLFGAFLLVNLGTLESITCGFGKEFCKLQTCVKDLKCKGNVGRTFCDCCDVCLKQENETCGVIEGKCDYKAPICAKLPGTHKKCVTMKTVLKHRIRLYMREIRTSCKKSKSYKGYNVEKIFKCFLNSVGSQYYCLKKPTYNPDEKSCCVHPNKCNPDPDIYENIDVYVPRDL, encoded by the exons ATGAAGTACGTATTATTTGGTGCTTTCTTGCTGGTGAATCTGGGTACGTTAGAAAGTATTACTTGTGGTTTCGGAAAGGAATTTTGTAAACTTCAAACTTGTGTGAAAGATCTGAAATGTaaag gaaatGTTGGAAGAACTTTTTGCGACTGTTGTGATGTTtgtttaaaacaagaaaatgagACATGTGGCGTAATAGAAGGAAAGTGTGATTATAAGGCGCCAATTTGTGCAAAACTACCAGGTACACACAAGAAATGCGTTACCATGAAAACAG TTCTTAAACATCGCATTCGATTATACATGAGAGAGATTCGAACAAgttgtaaaaaatcaaaatcataCAAAGGTTACAATGtggaaaaaattttcaaatgctTTTTAAACTCGGTTGGATCACAATATTACTGCTTAAAGAAGCCAACATATAATCCAGATGAAAAAAG CTGCTGTGTCCATCCGAATAAGTGCAACCCGGATCCCGATATTTATGAGAATATAGATGTGTATGTCCCACGTGACCTATGA